CTGATTACGCGGAATGCCAGCTTGTTTTCCTTATTTGCCGGGGCCACCGATGCCAAACTACTTGTGGAGGCTTTGCAGATAACGCCATCTGCGTATTGGCAATCACATTATCGATTTGGAAAAGCATCGGAAAAGACGGTTCCAACACTGGGAGAATCGTCAGCTATTGGCATTATTGTCAACGCTGTGGTTCCATTGCTGGCGGCATATGCGCACCACCGGGGAGAGCCCGCTTATATTGATCGGGCTATCAGCTTATTGGAACAATTGCCTGCCGAAAAAAACCGTCTGACCGAAGGTTGGGATACGCTCGGATTGGGTATCCATACAGCGTTCGACTCGCAGGCGGCTATTGAACTCTATAATGAGTTTTGTTCTGTAAAAAAGTGCTTAAGCTGCCAGATAGGAGCAGCCCTATTAAAGTAATGTATGCTATAGGATGTATAAAAGCTGATGTGACGAACTGCGAAACCATCTATCATACACCCTATAGCATACACCAAAAACGCCTAGCTCACCACCACATCCTGCTTGGTAGCATCCCAGGTTACACGTTTGCCGGTATGTAATGCCATTGTAGCCATGATGTTGGCGACTGAGTGATTGAAACCGACGCGAGCAGGAGCATTAGGCTCTTTACGGCTCCGAACGCATTCCATCCAGTTCAACATGTGTAAGGACGTCATTGGATCGCCACCTGTGTTGGCCGATGTTTCGACTTTAGCCGCTTCACCAAGCGACATGCTGGGTAGAAGATTGGCTTTCATGCCCATGTCTTTTGCGTATTTCTCTTCTAGGCCTCCTTCGGGTGAAATCTTGTTGGTATCAAGATTAATCATCCCCCCGTTCGAGTAGTAGTATTCTTTTACACCCCCGGCTTCGTTATTCATCCGGGAAGAATATAACACCTGAAAGCCTTTATTTTTGTCATTGTCCGGGCCATAATCGAATACAGCCGTGAAGGTATCGGCATTCGTACGGCCATCTTTCCAGCTATAGATACCACCATTGGCCACTACCGAACGCGGGTGATCCAGCCCACTGAACCAGTGTACCGTATCGATCTGGTGCGACATCCACTGACCGGGAATACCTGATGAGTAAGGATAGAACAGCCGGAACTCAAGGTATTTACGTGGGTCCCAGGCTACTTTGGGGCGGTTGAGTTGGTAACGATCCCAGTCGGTATCTTCTTTCCTGATTTCGGAAACGAGTTTAGCCCGACGCCAGCGACCAGGCTGGTTTACATTCCAGGTCATTTCAACCATGGTAATATCGCCGAATTTACCTGACCGGATAAACTCATTGGCCGAGTGGTAGTTGGGTGCCGAACGACGTTGTGATCCAATCTGAACAATCTTTTTTGAACTTTCAACAGCCTTCAGGGCTTTACGAGCATCTTCGAGCGATTCGGCAAAAGGCTTTTCGCAATAGACATCATGGCCTGATTCAACAGCAGCCGCACAATGCAATGCGTGCTGGAAGTCGGCGGTACTAATAATGACCGCATCGACGTCTTTCCGTTCGAACAGTTCGTCGTTGTTACGCGCTTTGAAGAAGTTGCTATCATTCAGACCTTTGCCTTTAAGGTACGCATCAGCTTCTTCACGACGACGATTCCAGATGTCGGATACCGCTACGAACGCAAAATTCTGCGCCTTGGCATGTTCGGCAAAAGCGGGGGCCAGCGACTGTCGGAAGCGATCCGAGAAGCCGACAATACCCACCCGAACCCGGTCGTTCGAACCCAGGATGCGAGCGTAGCTACCTGCCGAGAAGCTCATGCCGAGCCCGGCTAGGGCAGATTTTTTTATAAACTCACGACGATTTTCCATGCGATTTGAAAGGGAAACGTTTGACTGTAAAAATAAAAAAAGTAGGTTCAGACCAGTATGTCCGGTACCTGATTAAAGTGTTCTTATCTTCATATTCCGATAATAAACCCGGTTTCCGTGATCCTGAAGCAGAATATGCCCTTTGGGCGCTTCACCAAACCGACCGTTAGCGTTGTATTCAGGAGCTTTATACTTACTCATCGCAACCAGTTCACGAAATTTCTCACTGCCTCGTTCATAGTCAACCACTTTCGTGCCATTGAGCCAGTGCTCCACATGCTTCCCTTTCGATATCACGCGCCCTGTATTCCACTCGCCAATTGGGTTGGCTTTTTTACCCGATGCCGGAATCAGATCATACAGAGAGCCAACAGTACGATTTCCGTTACGCCCTAGTTTAGCATCAGGATGTTTATCGTCGTCCAGAACCTGAAACTCCAGGCCGAAAGCTGAGCCTTTGGGCTTAGGCGAATGCTCAACCACAAAGTATTTTACGCCACTATTGGCCCCTTCGGTGAGTTTAAAATCGAACATAAGATCGAAATCGCTATACTCGCCGTCGGTAACAATGTCACCGAAACTTTGCGATTCAGACCCGTCTGATTGTTGGATTGTCAACATCCCATCCGTTACGCTCCAGCCTTTTTCAGGGAACTTGTCTTTATAGGCTCCCCGCCATCCATTGGTTGTTTTTCCATCGAAAAGTAGTTTCCAACCTTCTTTTTTCTCCTTGTCAGTTAACGTGTTGGGCGTTTGTGGCTTGTCAAACGCCAGCAAACCGAGCAGGGCAGCACCGATGATTAGTTGTTTCATAAGCGAATGAATGATTGAGCGAATGAGTGGTTGAGTGAGAAATCTACGCGTCCGTTGTTCACTCAATCACTCATTCGCTCAATCACAATTGATGATGTAAGGTTTTTGTGATGTAATCTTTATTGATTTGGGCGCACTGGAGGGGTGTTTTGTCTTTTTCGGGTACGCCATCCAGTTCGATAATCCCCCAGCCTTTGAACTTGATGTCTTCCAAGGCTTTGAACACGGCCGGAACATCGACATTACCACGGCCTAACTCAACGAATTTATAGGCTTTCGGATCGTTGGGTTTATCCGGCAGGGGCGACATGGTGTCTTTCAGGTGCAACGCATAAATAAGGTCTTTGTATTGCTTCACTGCTTTTTCAGGCTGCCCTCCTCCCTGTTTGTAGTGAGCAATATCCAGTTCGAGTTTCACGTATTTTGGGTTCATGGCCTGCACAATCACATCCACCTCTTCTGGCGTTTCACCAAGCTGATGCATGTGGTTGTGGTACGATGCCTGAACGCCCAGGTCGGCGGTTTGCTTGCCGATTTCATTCATCACGGTTGCCAGTCGTTTTAGTTCTTCCGTGGTTGGGAGCCGATCTTTAGGGCGGGCTGAGTTGGTCAGCTGAATAGCCGAACCACCCAGGGCTTTTACAAAACTAGCATGAGCTACGTGCATATCAATCGTACTCTGCTCTTTGGCCGGGTCGATTTCTACATTGCCACTCGAGAACATAGCCAGTGCCAGCTGATGCTGGTCGAGCAGGGCTTTCAGTTCAGATGGTTTGGCTTTGTAAGGTCCGAAGGTATTGGCCCGGAGTTGAATGCCTTTGTAACCAAGTGAAGCCAGATCGCTGATGGCCTGGGCGTCGTTGCCACCCCAGGTAATGGCTGAATACGCTATCTTGAGGCCAGATGGATTTGTAGCGAAGGCCGCCAGTCGGGAAGCGCCTACGGTAAGAGCTAACGTGGAAAGGCCAGCCATTGTAAGAAACTGCCGTCGATTTACAGGCTCCTGCATGATTGGGAATGGGAATAGTCAGATAGCTAAAAAGGCAACTACTGATAGTGGAAAATTCAGGTTCAGTTAAAAGAAGAGGAAGAATTTTTAATTCTACTGGTTTTAAAGAGCGAATGAGTGAAAGAGCGCAACCATGACATACGTCAGTATTTCGCTCTTTCACTCATTCGCTCTTTCGCTTAATTAGAAGCCCGCATTTTGTGGGAAGTTGGCACTACCACCTTCCGTACGGTCAATCTGCGTTTGTGGGATTGGGCGGTAGTTGTGTGTTTCTTTCACGTTGGCCGCTCCATCGGCGTTATACAATTTGACTCGTTCAACCAGGTTGCCCCAACGCTTCAGGTCGAACCACCGCGTTTGCTCACCAGCCAGCTCACGAGCGCGTTCCTGCATAATCATCTCCATATCAACCTGGGCTGGAGTGATTTCCATAGCGGCTTCTTTGCCTGGCCAGGCTGCCCGACGACGTACTACGTTAAGTGCAGCAGCAGCTTCTGTGGTTTTGCCTTGCTTGAATTGAGCTTCGGCCAGAATCAGATAGGTTTCGGCCAGTCGGAAGGCCAGATAATCGCGACTACCTTGTTCATAGGTCAGGTCGGGGCGGTTCGGGTCCAGGAATTTTTGCAGCGTTGGGAATAAGGCGGCTGTGTAGGCGCTGGGTACCAAAACCTGATATGGCTTCGCGGCCCGTTGTGCTAATGTCCATTCAACACCCGGAATATAAATCGCGGTATCACCTGCTTTTAGGGTGATCTTAGCCTTACTGTTGTCAAACGAGGTGTTCAGGTTTGCGCCCGGGTTGTTCGATAGCCATGTATCCTTAAACGTCTTCTTGTACCGAGAGTCATTAACCCGATCTTTAAACACCGTTTCCAATAAGTAGTTAGTTGGCTTTAGGCGTTTGAACGGACGGTCGTTGGCGATATCCCGTTTCATACCGGGCTGCACATCATACTGCATACCAAAATACAGGTGAAGTTTGTTACCATCACCGTTGTTCGTATTAGCCGTGTTGATGTTGGTTAACGGATCAGATGTATACTGTACCGAAAAAATAACCTCATCATTAATTTCGCCACTTCCCTGCGCAAACACACTGGCGAAATCAGGCAACAGCTTGTAGCCATAGTTGGCAATGACGTTCTGGGCATAGGTCGCTGCTTTTGCGTAATCGTCCGTTGCTTTGGCTGATGCGTTTGTTGCTTTCGTCAGATAGACACGTGCCAGCAGATGCTCGGCAGCCGATTTGGTAGCCCGACCATAATCACTAGCTGCTTGTGCAGAAGCTTTGGTAGCTGGTAAATCAGCTATAGCTGCTTCAAGGTCGGCTATGATCTGTTTATACATATCGGCTTCCGTTGCCCGCTTTGTCACTTTTGTGGGCCCAAGTGTTTCGGTTAACCGCAGATCTACTCCACCGAATTCCTGGGTCAGAATAAAGTAGTAATGCGCCCGCAAAAACTTCATTTCGGCGACCCGTAGTTTTTTCGTAGCATCTGAGACAGTAGCTGCCGGAGCGCGTCCAATGACGGCATTGCAGGTGTTGATACCCTTATACAGTTCTTCCCAGACCTGCTGAATGATATCGACAAAGCTATTCATCTGGGTATCATAGAAATGAAACCCTTTGTAGCTTCCATCGGCTCCGGCCTGGTAAATATCAGTGCCGTATTCAGTCATGGTCAGCCCCCGTTCTGAGCCGTAAAAGTTACGCATGGAGGAGTAAGCCGCTCTGCTGGCATCTTCAAATCCTTTGGGCGTATTCATGTAATCGTTCCCGATAGCGGATACTACCGTTTCCTTCAGCACGTCCTTACAGGCTTGACCGCTAAGCATAAGGGTCGCAAGTGCCAGGGCGCGAATTGATTTATGTGAAAATTTTGATTTCATGTTTGTTTTCGAATCTTAAGGTGTTTACAAATACATCATTTACAGGTTACGCTTAGAATTTGACATTTAAACCAAATGTCGTAACCCGGGTAGCTGGCACAACTCCGTTGCTGACCGTACCATCACTTGTTTCAGGGTCAACACCGTTATACTTCGACCGATAGGTGGAGAAGATAAACGGCTGCTGAATGCTGGTAAATAGCCGGAGCGATTGCAGATGTAGTTTCGAAGTAATTGATGCCGGGAATGTATAACCAAAGTTGATGTTCCGTACCTTCACAAACGAGCCGTCGAAGTAGATAATCGCCGTGTTATAGACTGGGAATTCCTGGCTGGAGTTAGGCCGTGGGAATTCGTTGGTTGGGTTATTGGGCGTCCAGTAATCTACTTTAATCTGCTCATAACGGCCTGCCAGTGCGTTGTTGTTCTGGTGGAAGCCACTCAAAATGGTTTGACCGATCCGGGCATAGATGAAGAAGTTCAGGTCAAATCCTTTGTAGCTGAATCGGTTCGTAATACCACCACTCCAGGTCGGAATGTCAGATCCCAGATATACGCGGTCATCCGCTGTAATTTTGCCGTCGCCATTGGTATCCTGTACTTTAATCTGACCAACCGCACTCTGGTATGATTTCGCGGCATCGGCTTCATTGGTTTGCCAGATACCGGCTTTTTTGTAATCGTACATGGCCGTCAGGGGCTTGCCAATAAACCGTTTGTTACCTACATCATCAACGGCTCCATTGAACAGCGAGATGATGGCTTCTGTATTTTTCGTAAATACAATATCAGAAGTCCATTTAAAGCCGCTCTTTGTATTTACGTTTACGGTAGATATGCTGGCTTCTAAACCTTTGTTCTGCGTTTCGCCAATATTCTTGGTTACCGCATTAAAGCCGATTGAAGTAGGCAGCAGGTCAGACAGCAGCAGGTCAGTAGTACGCGTATTATATAATTCGATAGCACCCGCTACCCGGCCGCGCCAAAGGCTAAAGTCAACACCAATGTTTGTAGTGGTCGAGGTTTCCCAGCGCAGATCGGCGTTGCCAATCGTTTCGGGGCGATAACCATAAGCAGGTGTAGTGCCAAAGGCGTATACGGTTCGGCCCAACAGTCCCTGCGTTTGATAAGGCGCTACCCCCTGGTTACCAACCGATCCACGGCTAACCCGTAATTTCAGCAGATCAACCCAGGAAGACCCCTTCATGAAGTCTTCGTTACTAATATTCCAGCCTAAAGCGATACCGGGGAAGTTACCGTATTTCGTATTCTCACCAAAACGGCTCGAACCATCCCGACGTATTGTAGCTGTCACCAGGTATTTGTCTTTATAGTCATAGTTAACCCGGCCCATATACGAGTTAATCGTCCATTGAACCAGACCGCTACCGACGCCCAGCACCGAACTGGCATTTCCTACATTGTAAAACGACTGAGTTTCGGCGGGTACCCCTTGTACTTGAATATTATTAAATTCCGAATTATCACGCTGAATGGATTGCAGAGCCGTAATGCCGAAGTTGTGGTCGCCAAGCTTCTTATTATAGGTCACTACGTTTTCGAGCGTATAGTCGAAATTAAACGTAGCTGAGTTAGAAGCTTGCGGATCACCATTTTTTCGGGCATTGGTTAAAGAGCCAATGAAGCGGCCGTATCGGTTGATGGTGAAATCAGGGCCGAAATTAACCCGGTATTTTAACCCGTCGAGGATATTTACTTCAGCATAAACGCTATTAAAAATCCGGTATTTCTTCCGTTCATCGATTTGAGCACCTGGTATAACCTCAGCAAGTGGATTGGTCAACAGCGCGTCGTTGGTTGGGAAGAAAATCAGGTTGCCGTTGTCGTCGTAGGGCCGTCCGAGCGGATTTTGCTGAAGGGTAAAGTTGTAGGGATTCAACGACTCGCCATTGCGCAGGCTGTACATCATATACGAGGCAATTCCTACTTTAAGCACCTTATTAATCTGGTGATCAATATTGGCACGCAGCGAATAACGGGTGAAATCCAGCCCTGGCATGATCCCTTTATCCTGGAAATAACCTGCCGAAATATAGAACTGCGTTTTTTCGTTACCGCCCTGAACACCTATGGTGTGATTCTGCTGAAAACCCTGTTTCAGAATCAGCGACTGCCAGTCGGTGTTCCGATTGGCGGCAATACCAGCGGCTACGGCCGGGTCGCCACCCAGTACGGCTACCTTCGAGTCGGCATACGCATCAGCTACGCCCGTTGGAACGGGATTGCCGTTTGCGTCTTTGTAGTTGCCTGTGGTCCGGTAGGCCTCGCGTACAAATTCAGCAAATTCGGAACCGCTGAACAGGTGTACTTTATCCAGTACGTTGGTAACACCTACATAGTTGTCATAGGTGATGGTCGTTTTACCGGTTGGATTCCCCCGCTTGGTGGTAACCAGTACAACGCCATTAGCACCCCGGGCACCATAGATGGCTGTTGCTGTAGCATCCTTCAGGATTTCCATGGAGGCAACATCGTTCGGGTTGATGTCTTCATATTCCCTCGCCAGTGGAATCCCATCTACTACATAAAGAGGATCATTACCCGCATTAAACGAACGACGTCCACGAATCCGAATGGTTGGTACGGAGCCAGGTCGGCTACCTGATTGGGCCACATCCACCCCCGCTACCCGACCCTGCATCGCCTGTCCAATGTTGGTAATGGGTTGTTCCGTGATTTGCTTTGGTGTAATCGACGAAATAGCCCCGGTAGTCTGGCTTTTCTTCTGTGTACCGTACCCCACAACGACGACTTCGTTCAGCGCACGGGTATCGGTGCTAAGAGTTAGATTGATGGTCGACTTGTTGCCTACCGATACTTCTTGACTAACAAAGCCTACGGCTGAGAAAACAAGCACTGACTGACCAGCAGGCACATTGATCCGGTAGGTTCCTGATGCGTCGGTTGTTGTGCCGCGCGTGGTTCCTTTAACCGCTACGCTGACACCGGGGAGCCCGGAGTTGTCGTCACCCGATAGAACTTTACCCGTTACAACTCGTTCCTGAGTTGGGTTATCTATGGTTAATGAGTTGGTAGGTGGGGCACTGTAGGCCGGTTGACCTAGTAGTGCGAGTGCCGTAAGGCCAAGCAGAGGTAGCCACGATCTCCGTGGAGGTTGGGTAATTGTGTTTTGCATTGTAGGTTCGAGTAAGAGTTAATTATAAAAAGCAGCTAGGGTAATGATTTGTCCAAACTGGTTGGAACCTCAATCCACTCACCCGAGCGGAGCCGGATGGGATTATGGTGTTTGACGAGCAGGTTGACGGCTCCCGACGTTAACGCGACTGACGTGCAGGCGGCTTGCTGACTAACCTGAAACGCTGTGCCGAGAGCTTCGATCGTGAGGTCGCTGGTATGTACCCGAAATAGTCGAGCCGATGTCGTATCATTCCGGTGCATGACAGAGAAATCGGCTTCGCCCTTCAACCACACTGCCCGGGGGGTATCGTCCGTCCAACGACGAGCATACCGGACCGAACTATTTGGGTATAAAGTAACGGTTGAGTTGTCGGGTAGGCGAATCTGCTGAGTTTGATGAGCGGATGTGCTAACCGTCGAAATTCGTTGGTTAGGACCATATTGCATCCACAAGGCCCAGCCGATTAGGAGCAGAACTCCCATAGCAGCAGCAATCGTTCGGAAAAAGTACCACCAGCCAACTACAACCCTGACGTCTGGCTGAAGGGGGCGGAGGTCTTCCATGGTCTGGAGTGACTCCCGAATCCGGCCCCATACTGATGACATTTCATCGGCCGATAGTGCTGGTAAAGTAGACTGACTGCTTGTTAGAATGAGTTGACGAGCCGTCTCTATGGTTTCCGCACAATCTGGATTTTGTGAAAGCCAATTTTGCCAGTAAGCCGCTACCTCATCGTCGTTGGGATGTTGCACCCAACGTACAAAAAGGTCATCAAGGGCAAGCTCCTCAATGGTGTAAGCAGAGTATGGCTTATGGGACACGGTAATTAGCTGTTGCGTGTAGGCCAAAGCGTCAGATATAAGGGTTTCTACTTATTAAAGGCATCGTTTAAGGGCAGAAAATTTGTCTGGCTATTTGTTAAGGTTACTGGATTATTCTTCGATAAAGCTTTATTATGTACTATTTTAGACTGTGATAATACCATTATAATATTCTGAAAAAAAATGGATAAAGAGAATAAAATTTCTCACTTTTTTTATGCAAGCGTTTCCGGGAACGTTGCCAAACCAAAAAATGTATGAGAATGTATGGATAAAATGATAGAGAAAGCTAAATTAAAACAAGTTAATCCTGACATCTTTATAAAGAGTGTGTAAAGCTATAAATTGTATTAATCTAATAAATGCGGCTTTCAGTTAACGGCTTTGGCTTCTGGTTACTATACCTTCAGAGATCGATAGCTCTTAAAGCCAAAAGAGATTTTTAAAAAGAAATTGATGGTCATACCTAGGCTGCGTGTACTAATGCCAATTTCAACGCAACTGGATAACTGAACTACGAAAACCATTGGCTTCAGTTAGCGTTATTGATTTTATCTAACGTTATGAAACTTATGCGTTTACTATGGAATACTATATATGTATGCTGCCTAGTCTGGATATTGACCGATAATCGTACGTTTGCGCAAGCAAAAGTGTCGATTGATGGGGAAACTCGATTAAAAGAGAGAGCGACTCATCAAAAAACGGATACTCTGGCGAGTGAGATGCCTACGTCATTGACCTTTACAGCGTCGACCGATCAGCGCTTTACATTTTTTAATGACACGCGCACGGAAGATAATCGTCGAACGCCCGTCAGTGTATACGGTATACGGGCTGGCTTTTTGTTTCCGCCAAGTCACCGACGGGCCAATCTGAAAGGAGGACGAATGGCCAGTTTTAAGGCCGGGGCTGGGTTTTACTTCGTAAATCAGTCTTTAAATCAGCCAGGGTTGCT
This window of the Spirosoma aerolatum genome carries:
- a CDS encoding Gfo/Idh/MocA family protein; this translates as MENRREFIKKSALAGLGMSFSAGSYARILGSNDRVRVGIVGFSDRFRQSLAPAFAEHAKAQNFAFVAVSDIWNRRREEADAYLKGKGLNDSNFFKARNNDELFERKDVDAVIISTADFQHALHCAAAVESGHDVYCEKPFAESLEDARKALKAVESSKKIVQIGSQRRSAPNYHSANEFIRSGKFGDITMVEMTWNVNQPGRWRRAKLVSEIRKEDTDWDRYQLNRPKVAWDPRKYLEFRLFYPYSSGIPGQWMSHQIDTVHWFSGLDHPRSVVANGGIYSWKDGRTNADTFTAVFDYGPDNDKNKGFQVLYSSRMNNEAGGVKEYYYSNGGMINLDTNKISPEGGLEEKYAKDMGMKANLLPSMSLGEAAKVETSANTGGDPMTSLHMLNWMECVRSRKEPNAPARVGFNHSVANIMATMALHTGKRVTWDATKQDVVVS
- a CDS encoding 3-keto-disaccharide hydrolase — its product is MKQLIIGAALLGLLAFDKPQTPNTLTDKEKKEGWKLLFDGKTTNGWRGAYKDKFPEKGWSVTDGMLTIQQSDGSESQSFGDIVTDGEYSDFDLMFDFKLTEGANSGVKYFVVEHSPKPKGSAFGLEFQVLDDDKHPDAKLGRNGNRTVGSLYDLIPASGKKANPIGEWNTGRVISKGKHVEHWLNGTKVVDYERGSEKFRELVAMSKYKAPEYNANGRFGEAPKGHILLQDHGNRVYYRNMKIRTL
- a CDS encoding sugar phosphate isomerase/epimerase family protein; translation: MQEPVNRRQFLTMAGLSTLALTVGASRLAAFATNPSGLKIAYSAITWGGNDAQAISDLASLGYKGIQLRANTFGPYKAKPSELKALLDQHQLALAMFSSGNVEIDPAKEQSTIDMHVAHASFVKALGGSAIQLTNSARPKDRLPTTEELKRLATVMNEIGKQTADLGVQASYHNHMHQLGETPEEVDVIVQAMNPKYVKLELDIAHYKQGGGQPEKAVKQYKDLIYALHLKDTMSPLPDKPNDPKAYKFVELGRGNVDVPAVFKALEDIKFKGWGIIELDGVPEKDKTPLQCAQINKDYITKTLHHQL
- a CDS encoding RagB/SusD family nutrient uptake outer membrane protein, with protein sequence MKSKFSHKSIRALALATLMLSGQACKDVLKETVVSAIGNDYMNTPKGFEDASRAAYSSMRNFYGSERGLTMTEYGTDIYQAGADGSYKGFHFYDTQMNSFVDIIQQVWEELYKGINTCNAVIGRAPAATVSDATKKLRVAEMKFLRAHYYFILTQEFGGVDLRLTETLGPTKVTKRATEADMYKQIIADLEAAIADLPATKASAQAASDYGRATKSAAEHLLARVYLTKATNASAKATDDYAKAATYAQNVIANYGYKLLPDFASVFAQGSGEINDEVIFSVQYTSDPLTNINTANTNNGDGNKLHLYFGMQYDVQPGMKRDIANDRPFKRLKPTNYLLETVFKDRVNDSRYKKTFKDTWLSNNPGANLNTSFDNSKAKITLKAGDTAIYIPGVEWTLAQRAAKPYQVLVPSAYTAALFPTLQKFLDPNRPDLTYEQGSRDYLAFRLAETYLILAEAQFKQGKTTEAAAALNVVRRRAAWPGKEAAMEITPAQVDMEMIMQERARELAGEQTRWFDLKRWGNLVERVKLYNADGAANVKETHNYRPIPQTQIDRTEGGSANFPQNAGF
- a CDS encoding SusC/RagA family TonB-linked outer membrane protein — protein: MQNTITQPPRRSWLPLLGLTALALLGQPAYSAPPTNSLTIDNPTQERVVTGKVLSGDDNSGLPGVSVAVKGTTRGTTTDASGTYRINVPAGQSVLVFSAVGFVSQEVSVGNKSTINLTLSTDTRALNEVVVVGYGTQKKSQTTGAISSITPKQITEQPITNIGQAMQGRVAGVDVAQSGSRPGSVPTIRIRGRRSFNAGNDPLYVVDGIPLAREYEDINPNDVASMEILKDATATAIYGARGANGVVLVTTKRGNPTGKTTITYDNYVGVTNVLDKVHLFSGSEFAEFVREAYRTTGNYKDANGNPVPTGVADAYADSKVAVLGGDPAVAAGIAANRNTDWQSLILKQGFQQNHTIGVQGGNEKTQFYISAGYFQDKGIMPGLDFTRYSLRANIDHQINKVLKVGIASYMMYSLRNGESLNPYNFTLQQNPLGRPYDDNGNLIFFPTNDALLTNPLAEVIPGAQIDERKKYRIFNSVYAEVNILDGLKYRVNFGPDFTINRYGRFIGSLTNARKNGDPQASNSATFNFDYTLENVVTYNKKLGDHNFGITALQSIQRDNSEFNNIQVQGVPAETQSFYNVGNASSVLGVGSGLVQWTINSYMGRVNYDYKDKYLVTATIRRDGSSRFGENTKYGNFPGIALGWNISNEDFMKGSSWVDLLKLRVSRGSVGNQGVAPYQTQGLLGRTVYAFGTTPAYGYRPETIGNADLRWETSTTTNIGVDFSLWRGRVAGAIELYNTRTTDLLLSDLLPTSIGFNAVTKNIGETQNKGLEASISTVNVNTKSGFKWTSDIVFTKNTEAIISLFNGAVDDVGNKRFIGKPLTAMYDYKKAGIWQTNEADAAKSYQSAVGQIKVQDTNGDGKITADDRVYLGSDIPTWSGGITNRFSYKGFDLNFFIYARIGQTILSGFHQNNNALAGRYEQIKVDYWTPNNPTNEFPRPNSSQEFPVYNTAIIYFDGSFVKVRNINFGYTFPASITSKLHLQSLRLFTSIQQPFIFSTYRSKYNGVDPETSDGTVSNGVVPATRVTTFGLNVKF
- a CDS encoding FecR family protein gives rise to the protein MSHKPYSAYTIEELALDDLFVRWVQHPNDDEVAAYWQNWLSQNPDCAETIETARQLILTSSQSTLPALSADEMSSVWGRIRESLQTMEDLRPLQPDVRVVVGWWYFFRTIAAAMGVLLLIGWALWMQYGPNQRISTVSTSAHQTQQIRLPDNSTVTLYPNSSVRYARRWTDDTPRAVWLKGEADFSVMHRNDTTSARLFRVHTSDLTIEALGTAFQVSQQAACTSVALTSGAVNLLVKHHNPIRLRSGEWIEVPTSLDKSLP